The segment CTCAACCCTGGGTCTTTTCGATCGTGCAGGACCGCGCCCGGCTGCGGCGCTACTCGGATCGAGCCAAGCGCCATCTGATCGAGCTCGCCGCGACCGAGCCCAAGGTTCGTGCCTACGCGGAGATGCTGCGCGACGAAGCGTTCAACATCTTCTACGACGCCGGCACGCTGATCGTGATCGGCGTCCGCGAGCGGACGGCATTCAGCGAAGCGGACGGCTGGCTCGCGGCGCAGAACCTCATGCTGTCCGCGTGCGAGGCCGGCCTCGGCACGTGCTGCATCGGGCTCGCCGTCGCCATGCTCAATCTTCCCGAGGTGAAACAGGAGCTGGCGATCCCCGCCGAAGGGGCTGCGATCGCTCCGATCATCCTGGGAGCTCCGAGCTCCTCCGCGGCGCCCGTCGCGCGCAAGGAGCCGCACATCGCTTCATGGCTCCGCGGATGAGCTCGGGCTAGCGCCGGGCCAACGGATTCGGTGTGGGCGCCGCGATTTCTCCCGAGCGTGTTGCGAGCGGTGTGGTGGAAGGGCTCGCTCGCCGTGCACCACCATGCGAACCCGAACCCGATACTCGATCGTGCGGAAGGCGTGCTCGAGGGGCGGAGCCGAACGACATCTTCATCGACGGCGGGTCGGTGATCGCGATCCACGCGGCCGACCCAGTCGACGCACGCTTGCCCTGACTCGCTCCTCGGACTCCCGACTCGACGCCTCACTGCATCAGCGCAGAGCCACGGGCAGACTCTCGTGGCGGTGCCAGCCGGGGGCGCGCTGGATCACGAGCTCGGACGGGGCGACCGCGAGGCGCAGGCTCGGGTTGCGCTCCACCAGGTTGCGCAGGGCGACGCGCGTCTCCATCCGCGCGAGCTGCGCGCCAAGGCAGAAGTGCGCGCCGAAGCCGAAGCCGAGGTGGCGATTGGGCTCGCGCGCCACGTCGAAACGCTCGGGGTCGTCGAACGCGGCGGGGTCGTGGTTGGCTGCGCCGAGCAGCGGCATCGTCGCGGTGCCGCGCGCGAAGGTGACCCCGTGGAAGCTCACGTCCTCCACGGGGTAGATCGGCTTCGTGCCCTGGACCGGGCCGCGGTGGCGCACGATCTCCTCGACTGCGGAGTCCCACAGCTCGGGCTGCGCGCGCAGGCGCGCGAGCTGGTCGGGATGCTCGAGCAGCGTGCGCGCGCCGTTCGTGATGAGGTGCAGCGTGGTCTCGAAGCCCGCGATGATCAGCAGGAAGACCAGGCTGAGCAGCTCGTCGTGGCTCAGCCGGTCGCCGGCTTCCTCGGCGTGGATCAGCTCGGACAGGATGTCGTCGGCGGGCTCAGCGCGCTTGCGCTCGATCAGCTCGAGCACGTACCGGCGCAGCGCGGGCAGGTCCCAGAGCAGCGTGCGCGCGATCGCCCAGCCGGAGAAGCCGCTCGACAGCACGCGAATGCCCGCCTTGAAGCGCTCCATGTCGGCGTCGGGAACGCCGACCAGCGCCGCGATCACGCGGGTCGGAATCGGCCGCGCGTAGAGCTCGAGCAGATCGAAGCTCCCGTCCCGCTTCTCGAGCTCGTCGAGCAGCTCGTGCGACAGCTCCTCCACGCGGTGCGACAGGCGCGCCACCGCGCGCGGCGTGAACGCCTGGCTCACCAGGTTGCGCAGGCGCCTGTGCTCGGGATCGTCCTCGATGATCATGCTGCGCCCGAGCGCCGCAATCGACTTCGGCAGCGGGAACGGCAGCGGGTTGCCCGCCTGCTTGCCGAGGGCGCGCCCGCGGTTGCGCAGGAAGCGCGGATCGGTGAGCACGGTGCGGCAGTCCTCGTAGCGGGCGACCAGGTTCACGCGCAGCACGCTGATCCGGCCGCGACAGGCGGGCGCGTTCGCGAGCAGCCAGCGGTACCACTCGTACTTGTTCTCGGAGAACTCGCGGCTGCCCAGGTCGATCGGCGCGCGCGCGTCGAAGGCGAGTGCCGCCATGGCTACTCCAGCTCTCGCCGGCGCGCCCACGCGTGCGCGCGCGAGATCGCCACCCGGATGCAGAAGCCTTCGTCGTGCCCCTCCTCGAGGAGCGCATTCGCGATCTCGATCGCCTTCGCGCGGACGATGGGCGCCAGGTTTTCCATGGCCGGAGGATAGTGCTCTTCGTCCCAGGGCATGGCTTCGGGCTCTACGCCGTACCTTGCAACAGCTCCTGCTTCTTGCGGTCGGTGAACGCCTGCAGGCGGATCATGTAGGCGGCGCGGACCTGGTCGCGGCCCGAAGCGGACAGCTTGTCGAACCAGTCGTCCTCGCCGAGCATCTCGCCCAGGCGCGGCGCGTTGCGGTGCATCATCTGCACGTCGACGCGCTTGGGCTCCAGGCTGCGCAGGATGCCTCGGTTGAAGTGTGAGTGCAGAGTGACTCGCTCGCCCGGCTCGGTGCGCTCGCCCTGCCAGTGCCACACGCCATGGGTATCAGTTGAGATCGAGGGTCGAAAAAGGGGGCACCCCCCCTCCTTTGACTTCTTCGCGGCAGACCCTTCGAGCCGACTCCTTCCCAGCGAAGCACCCCACACGGGACCTTTCTGCGTTGTTCCCGTCGCTCGGGTCTACCAAAGTCGTTGGTAGAGGCCGCCTTCTCGCGTCGTGGTAAGATCTGGAAAACCACAGACAGGAGCGAGAGTTAGCGCACTCGTCGGACGGACCGATCCTCTGATTCGTAGTCAGCAGGTCCCCGGTTCGAGTCCGGGCGTCGGCTCTCGGGACATGGCCGATTGGCAATGAAGGGTTGCTCTCAGGGCCGGGATCCGCCTCGCGGCGCCGCTTCGGGATCG is part of the Myxococcota bacterium genome and harbors:
- a CDS encoding nitroreductase family protein, with product MNLRDAIHARRAVRAYKPVAVDEVTVRQLLHEAVQAPSAMNAQPWVFSIVQDRARLRRYSDRAKRHLIELAATEPKVRAYAEMLRDEAFNIFYDAGTLIVIGVRERTAFSEADGWLAAQNLMLSACEAGLGTCCIGLAVAMLNLPEVKQELAIPAEGAAIAPIILGAPSSSAAPVARKEPHIASWLRG
- a CDS encoding cytochrome P450, with protein sequence MAALAFDARAPIDLGSREFSENKYEWYRWLLANAPACRGRISVLRVNLVARYEDCRTVLTDPRFLRNRGRALGKQAGNPLPFPLPKSIAALGRSMIIEDDPEHRRLRNLVSQAFTPRAVARLSHRVEELSHELLDELEKRDGSFDLLELYARPIPTRVIAALVGVPDADMERFKAGIRVLSSGFSGWAIARTLLWDLPALRRYVLELIERKRAEPADDILSELIHAEEAGDRLSHDELLSLVFLLIIAGFETTLHLITNGARTLLEHPDQLARLRAQPELWDSAVEEIVRHRGPVQGTKPIYPVEDVSFHGVTFARGTATMPLLGAANHDPAAFDDPERFDVAREPNRHLGFGFGAHFCLGAQLARMETRVALRNLVERNPSLRLAVAPSELVIQRAPGWHRHESLPVALR